A genomic stretch from Microplitis mediator isolate UGA2020A chromosome 10, iyMicMedi2.1, whole genome shotgun sequence includes:
- the LOC130675318 gene encoding serine protease HTRA2, mitochondrial has product MALSLHKLLFNSTKKSKLPYLNFFKQITSQNYLVTQRTKKQYHNNDNNYKKTSTLTRDFNLTYAMSIGALGFAYGFYKWSDSDSNFKKYLNYFSNILIPKIHAKTSGTSDVNDNRNKYNFIADVVQISAPSVVYIEIKDQKRLDFFTGHPATTSNGSGFIVSDDGLILTNAHVVINKPSTLVKVRLQDGSTYTGQVEDIDLHSDLATVRINKKNLPVMKLGSSSDIRPGEFVVAIGSPLALSNTITSGIVSSANRQSEELGLHHKHMGYIQTDAAITFGNSGGPLVNLDGEAIGINAMKVTAGISFAIPIDYAKEFLKKAQARRHSRDNVGAKNNVEQGKRRYVGITMLTLTPDILFELQQRNNNIPINVRHGVLVWKVILGSPAYNGGLRAGDILTHVNDEPVVEVANIYKALEKPGSLIMTVLRNGETLKLRVEPEDV; this is encoded by the exons atGGCTCTCTccttacataaattattatttaactcaactaaaaaaagtaaactgccttatttaaatttttttaaacaaatcacTTCCCAGAATTATTTAGTGACCCAGCGGACAAAAAAACAATACcacaataatgacaataattacaaaaaaacgtcAACGTTGACGCGTGATTTCAATTTAACCTATGCAATGTCAATTGGTGCACTAGGTTTCGCGTACGGTTTTTACAAGTGGAGTGACAGTgacagtaattttaaaaaatatttaaattatttttctaatatattAATACCTAAAATTCATGCCAAGACTTCTGGTACTTCAGACGTCAATGATAAcagaaataaatacaatttcaTTGCTGATGTTGTGCAAATATCAGCGCCCTCAGTTGTGTATATAGAAATTAAAGATCAAAAGAg acttgatttttttacagGACATCCAGCGACAACGAGCAACGGATCGGGATTTATTGTCAGTGACGATGGTCTGATACTTACAAATGCTCATGTTGTTATCAATAAGCCAAGTACACTGGTTAAA GTCAGACTTCAAGATGGATCAACTTATACAGGACAAGTTGAAGATATTGATCTTCATAGTGATTTAGCAACAGTTCGAATTAATAAG aaaaatttaccAGTGATGAAACTCGGGAGTTCATCAGATATACGACCTGGTGAATTTGTCGTAGCAATAGGTTCACCACTAGCACTTAGTAATACCATTACCAGTGGGATTGTTAGCAGTGCAAATAGACAGAGTGAAGAACTGGGTTTGCATCATAAACACATGGGATACATTCAAACTGACGCTGCAATTACT TTTGGGAATTCTGGTGGTCCACTAGTAAACTTGGATGGCGAGGCAATTGGTATAAATGCAATGAAAGTCACTGCTGGTATTTCATTTGCGATACCAATCGATTATGCaaaagagtttttaaaaaaagctcAAGCTCGACGGCATAGCCGAG ACAATGTTGGAGCTAAAAATAATGTCGAACAAGGTAAACGGCGTTATGTGGGCATCACTATGCTTACTCTTACGCCTGATATACTGTTTGAATTACAACAACGCAATAATAATATACCAATTAATGTAAGACACGGTGTACTTGTGTGGAAAGTCATACTGGGTTCACCTGCATacaa CGGAGGTCTACGAGCTGGAGACATCCTGACACACGTAAACGACGAGCCAGTGGTCGAAGTTGCCAATATCTACAAAGCTCTTGAAAAACCCGGTTCTTTGATCATGACCGTTTTGAGAAACGGCGAGACACTCAAGTTAAGAGTAGAACCTGAagatgtttaa
- the LOC130675319 gene encoding uncharacterized protein LOC130675319: protein MFRLSFLVSFVSFTTCTPLWPGLQFHNQDGSGSYSYGYQGPHHAKMESRSNGITQGGYSYIDANGILQNVAYTADPVNGFRVRASNLPQQPDNSLLPVNETPEVAEARRNHLAEYTRIANSLGIPQTSNTIDQFEQSTPKNPFILSNEEASRIEIPQPTLNQIYIIKRPSQSLLSHYNGFSSPSAASSVPVPPEAIRASSAVPSNSLVIPVSYRMLHSSLRHTQDSLGQYDYSYTGDTSAKTESRSLDGTTRGAYSYIDANGLLQQVHYIADHNGFRVLATNLPEA from the exons atgttTCGT TTGAGCTTTTTAGTGAGCTTCGTAAGCTTTACCACCTGCACTCCACTCTGGCCTGGTTTACAATTCCACAATCAAGATGGTTCTGGTTCATATAGTTACGGTTATCAAGGGCCTCATCATGCAAAAATGGAATCTAGATCGAACGGCATTACTCAAGGAG GATACTCTTATATAGACGCAAATGGTATTCTTCAGAACGTAGCTTATACTGCAGATCCGGTGAATGGATTTCGAGTTAGAGCGAGTAATTTACCACAACAGCCGGATAACTCTTTACTACCAGTAAACGAGACTCCTGAGGTGGCAGAAGCACGTCGGAATCACTTGGCCGAGTATACGAGAATTGCAAATTCACTTGGAATTCCACAAACTTCTAATACCATCGATCAATTCGAACAATCAACCCCGAAAAATCCCTTTATACTGTCCAATGAAGAAGCATCGAGGATTGAAATTCCCCAGCCAACTCTAAACCAAATCTACATCATCAAAAGACCATCTCAATCATTATTATCGCATTACAACGGGTTTTCATCTCCATCAGCAGCATCCTCGGTGCCCGTACCACCAGAAGCAATAAGAGCGTCGTCAGCAGTACCATCAAACTCACTGGTAATTCCAGTTTCCTATAGAATGCTCCATTCATCACTCCGACATACTCAAGACTCCTTGGGCCAGTACGACTACAGCTACACGGGTGACACCAGCGCTAAAACTGAGTCCAGATCATTAGACGGAACAACTCGCGGAGCTTACAGCTACATCGACGCAAACGGTCTACTTCAACAAGTTCACTACATCGCTGACCATAATGGGTTCCGAGTACTGGCAACTAATCTACCCGAAGCCTGa